From Candidatus Sphingomonas colombiensis, one genomic window encodes:
- a CDS encoding TMEM165/GDT1 family protein, with amino-acid sequence MDALMAGLVLAALCQLGDRTPWLAAILGDRYRAPGVVIAAVALALAGNYALGALGGILLAPLLAPEARGMLLALALVLAGVGTSWRDKAPDRLANWQLGAIATSVLGLAIMVLGDRMQFIVAALAARSTLPWLAAVGATLGALAVTVPAILIGEARWIALPRRAISLATGACMILAGIVIGLQSIALI; translated from the coding sequence ATGGACGCGCTGATGGCCGGGCTCGTGCTGGCCGCGCTGTGCCAGCTTGGAGACCGTACGCCGTGGCTCGCGGCGATCCTGGGCGATCGTTATCGCGCGCCGGGCGTGGTCATCGCGGCTGTCGCACTGGCGCTCGCGGGGAATTACGCGCTGGGGGCATTGGGCGGCATCCTGCTCGCACCGCTGCTCGCACCGGAAGCGCGGGGGATGCTGCTCGCTCTGGCGCTGGTGCTCGCGGGGGTCGGCACGTCATGGCGCGACAAGGCGCCCGATCGGCTGGCCAACTGGCAGCTCGGCGCGATCGCGACCAGCGTGCTGGGGCTGGCGATCATGGTGTTGGGCGATCGCATGCAATTCATCGTCGCGGCGCTCGCCGCTCGCTCCACCTTGCCATGGCTGGCGGCGGTTGGCGCGACACTGGGCGCGCTCGCGGTGACGGTGCCCGCGATCCTGATCGGCGAGGCCCGCTGGATCGCACTGCCGCGCCGCGCGATCAGCCTCGCTACGGGCGCGTGCATGATCCTCGCCGGCATCGTGATCGGGCTCCAATCGATTGCTCTGATCTGA
- a CDS encoding DNA starvation/stationary phase protection protein: MPTTNPKLKTPSDLARNETRSVADALNSALADCFALYLKTKNFHWHVSGPHFRDYHLLMDDQATQILGVTDAIAERVRKTGNTTLRSIGDVARHQTISDNDQPFVGPEDMLIELRDDNLKLVESFRTVKDAAEEAKDNATSGIVDEWTDQAEERAWFLFEATRKG, encoded by the coding sequence GTGCCGACCACCAATCCCAAGCTGAAAACGCCAAGCGACCTCGCCCGCAACGAAACGCGGTCGGTGGCCGATGCGCTGAATTCGGCGCTCGCGGATTGCTTCGCGCTCTACCTCAAGACGAAGAACTTCCATTGGCACGTCTCCGGCCCGCATTTCCGCGACTATCACCTGCTGATGGACGATCAGGCGACGCAGATCCTCGGCGTGACCGATGCCATTGCCGAGCGCGTGCGCAAGACCGGCAACACCACGCTGCGCTCGATCGGCGATGTCGCACGCCATCAGACGATCAGCGACAACGACCAGCCGTTCGTCGGCCCGGAAGACATGCTGATCGAGCTGCGCGACGACAATCTGAAGCTCGTCGAAAGCTTTCGCACGGTGAAGGACGCCGCCGAGGAAGCCAAGGACAATGCCACCAGCGGCATCGTCGACGAATGGACCGATCAGGCCGAGGAGCGCGCCTGGTTTCTGTTCGAGGCCACCCGCAAGGGCTGA
- a CDS encoding YcnI family protein yields MRLVPTLAAMFVALSATATGAHIVFAEPEAQAGGYYAGFLRVSHGCGASPTRSIRVEIPDSIVSARPQPKPGWTLAIEHQPLKVPIRGEGGALIAERVSAITWTGDLPADQFDQFGVMMKLPTEPGPLYFRTVQRCATGSNDWVNLPASAAQWHMTAMPAPMLLLRAAPMTHDMH; encoded by the coding sequence ATGCGCCTTGTGCCAACGCTCGCCGCTATGTTCGTCGCGCTCAGCGCCACGGCGACCGGCGCGCATATTGTCTTCGCCGAGCCGGAAGCGCAGGCGGGCGGCTATTACGCCGGCTTCCTGCGCGTCAGCCACGGCTGCGGCGCATCGCCGACACGCTCGATCCGGGTCGAGATACCCGATTCCATCGTCTCCGCGCGGCCGCAGCCCAAGCCGGGCTGGACGCTCGCGATCGAGCATCAGCCGCTGAAGGTGCCGATCAGGGGGGAGGGCGGTGCGCTCATCGCCGAGCGAGTTTCCGCAATCACCTGGACGGGCGATCTGCCGGCCGATCAGTTCGATCAATTCGGGGTGATGATGAAGCTGCCGACAGAGCCTGGGCCGCTCTATTTCCGCACCGTGCAGCGGTGCGCGACGGGCAGCAACGACTGGGTCAACCTGCCTGCATCCGCGGCGCAATGGCATATGACGGCGATGCCTGCGCCGATGCTGCTGCTGCGCGCCGCGCCAATGACGCACGATATGCATTGA
- a CDS encoding TonB-dependent receptor, with protein sequence MADAARARPITSDISGAPAMRAAQGISMFRTIQAALLASTIIATPAFAADGEGKQPDVIVTAQPQQDDPAVVAEARARLARTPGSVAVVAAETYQERSVTGLYDLLRDVPGVLANKRYGDESRLSIRGSGLDQSYHQRGVLLAQDGVPFADADGFSDFQKIDPLGARFIEVYKGGNALRFGGAQLGGAVNLVTPNGKTAETPFTFRAEGGSFETWRVQAAGAGRAGAFDYYASVNSYRSDGYRQQEKSDVTRGTVNLGYSFDEDNEVRLIGYAADIRQQVPGALTLSDALDNPRYAGDGVVARKQARDQTVERVTLQTRLRLSDNVVFEGGAYATQTDLHHPISIVIDQATNTQGLFGRFDVTGEIAGHKADLFFGAYYRQGGTEQDLYLNFAGQDGPRIGDAQQLASGLDVFAEGRLFVLPELAVVAGGSWGRATRDYHNRLGDKRDETSYDWFAPRIGLLFEHGATQVYANYTRSVEPPHFGALTQTNTSGSLFVPLDTQRAWTAEIGTRGRAGAFSWDVDYYRAEVDGELLSFLPAANLPATVFNAGRTRHQGVEASLDWRFAPGIRLRQTYAWSDFRFVDDPVYRNNRLPVAPEHQYRVALRYDGAHGVFVEPFVDWRIKSVWADYANTMKAPAYALLNVSGGFAIGAATVFVDARNLTDKHYTAEFAAITDARQPGVNRAVFFPGEGRSVFGGVRFAF encoded by the coding sequence GTGGCCGATGCCGCGCGCGCCCGCCCGATCACCAGCGACATATCCGGCGCGCCAGCGATGCGCGCCGCACAGGGGATTTCCATGTTCAGGACCATTCAGGCGGCGCTGCTCGCCTCGACCATCATTGCCACGCCCGCATTCGCCGCCGATGGCGAAGGCAAGCAGCCCGATGTCATCGTCACCGCCCAGCCGCAGCAGGACGATCCGGCGGTTGTGGCGGAAGCGCGCGCGCGGCTGGCGCGGACGCCGGGATCGGTCGCGGTGGTCGCGGCCGAAACCTACCAGGAGCGTAGCGTCACCGGGCTTTACGATCTGTTGCGCGACGTGCCGGGGGTGCTGGCGAACAAACGCTATGGCGATGAATCGCGGCTGTCGATCCGGGGTTCGGGGCTGGATCAGAGCTATCATCAGCGCGGCGTGTTGCTGGCGCAGGATGGCGTTCCGTTCGCCGATGCGGACGGCTTTTCGGATTTCCAGAAGATTGACCCGCTCGGCGCGCGTTTCATCGAGGTGTACAAGGGCGGTAACGCGCTGCGCTTCGGCGGCGCGCAGCTTGGCGGCGCGGTGAATCTGGTCACCCCCAATGGCAAGACGGCCGAAACCCCGTTCACCTTTCGCGCCGAGGGTGGTTCGTTCGAAACATGGCGGGTGCAGGCGGCGGGGGCGGGCCGCGCCGGCGCGTTCGATTATTATGCGTCGGTCAACAGCTACCGTTCCGACGGCTATCGCCAGCAGGAAAAGTCCGATGTCACGCGCGGCACGGTCAATCTCGGCTACAGTTTCGACGAAGATAACGAAGTCCGCCTGATCGGCTATGCCGCTGATATCCGGCAGCAGGTTCCCGGCGCGCTGACGCTTTCCGACGCGCTGGACAACCCACGCTACGCCGGCGATGGCGTCGTCGCGCGCAAGCAGGCGCGCGATCAGACGGTCGAGCGCGTCACGCTCCAGACGCGACTGCGCCTGTCCGACAATGTCGTGTTCGAGGGCGGTGCCTATGCGACGCAGACCGATCTGCATCACCCGATCTCGATCGTGATCGATCAGGCAACCAATACGCAGGGGCTGTTCGGCCGCTTCGACGTGACGGGCGAGATCGCGGGGCACAAGGCCGATCTGTTCTTCGGCGCTTATTATCGGCAGGGCGGCACCGAGCAGGATCTCTATCTCAATTTTGCCGGGCAGGATGGCCCGCGCATCGGGGACGCGCAGCAACTCGCCAGTGGGTTGGACGTGTTCGCGGAAGGGCGGCTGTTCGTGCTACCCGAACTCGCGGTCGTCGCGGGCGGATCATGGGGCCGCGCGACGCGCGATTATCACAACCGGCTCGGCGATAAGCGCGACGAGACGAGCTACGACTGGTTCGCGCCGCGCATCGGCCTGTTGTTCGAACATGGCGCAACGCAGGTCTACGCCAATTACACCCGCTCGGTCGAACCGCCGCATTTCGGCGCACTGACGCAGACCAACACCAGCGGATCGTTGTTCGTGCCGCTCGACACCCAGCGCGCCTGGACGGCCGAGATCGGCACGCGCGGCCGTGCCGGGGCCTTCAGTTGGGATGTGGATTATTATCGCGCGGAGGTGGATGGGGAATTGCTGAGCTTCCTCCCCGCCGCGAACCTGCCGGCGACGGTGTTCAACGCCGGGCGGACGCGGCATCAGGGGGTGGAGGCGAGCCTTGACTGGCGGTTCGCGCCGGGCATTCGCCTGCGCCAGACCTATGCCTGGTCCGATTTCCGCTTCGTCGATGATCCGGTCTATCGCAACAATCGCCTGCCGGTGGCGCCCGAGCATCAATATCGCGTCGCGCTGCGTTACGATGGCGCGCACGGCGTGTTTGTGGAGCCCTTCGTCGACTGGCGAATCAAGTCGGTATGGGCCGATTACGCCAATACGATGAAGGCTCCGGCTTATGCGCTGCTCAATGTGAGCGGGGGCTTCGCGATCGGCGCGGCGACGGTGTTCGTTGATGCGCGTAACCTGACCGACAAGCACTACACCGCCGAATTCGCCGCGATCACCGATGCGCGCCAGCCCGGCGTGAACCGCGCGGTGTTCTTTCCGGGGGAGGGGCGCTCGGTATTCGGCGGCGTCCGCTTCGCCTTTTGA
- a CDS encoding NAD-glutamate dehydrogenase — protein sequence MTRSSLKALSEALATRLTNRALPGELQGFGPAEQAEAAAFLAATAERRPPGTVAIALEQLPGDAGARRQRLAIVNDDMPFLVDSIAAAIGAHDIAIDRIIHPVIAVTRGADGVIKGVSDAEGTRESMIYIEMQRADARERRDLVSDLEGALADVRAAVSDWRAMQATLAADAGAIEDTGGSSEGATLMRWFLDRHFTLIGHMRWYADGRASGDALGIARNRHKVPLLADRSLELALEWFAKGAEAPLMLKSTLISPVHRRVPIDLIIVPIIEGGKYAGLSIHAGLWTSAALTAPPRAVPVLRQRLAEMEAKFGFDPAGHTGKALAHAMGALPHDLVIAFDPESLERLALIAMSIADRPRPKLVLVRSPLGRQMFGFVWLPRDELTTARRLAIGEMIADAAGGAILNWTVAMEDGNTALIRYTVDLRGASGLPDEDALDAQLEKMVRGWVRDVEVALADHVPSQRAARLGLRWAAAFPMSYRTVSTPEDAAEDIVRLAELEGADDRQVNLYPATVASERRLKIYKTNGALALSDAVPVLENFGFRVIGEWPTRLREEADSYVHDFTLEAKDADDAVTKAVLEGAVAAVLKGEAENDEFNRLILDVGLAPDAVVLLRAWFRYMRQAGVSYGLTTVVDALARAPQVTRALIDRFALSHQPGAKGDEAAVEAAIEAGLEAVVAIDDDRILRAYRAVIGATLRTNAFTDAGREALAFKLDSSRIPGLPAPLPWREVWVYSPRIEGIHLRASPVARGGLRWSDRRDDFRTEILGLMKAQRVKNAVIVPSGAKGGFYAKQLPNPAVDRDAWLAEGTESYRIFIRTLLSITDNIVAGKIVHPKGVVIHDADDPYFVVAADKGTATFSDVANAIALEHKFWLGDAFASGGSQGYDHKAMGITARGAWVSVQRHFAERGVDVQSESIRVVGCGDMSGDVFGNGMLLSKTLKVIAAFDHRHIFLDPEPDPATSWNERARLFALPRSSWDDYDKALISKGGGVFSRGAKSIKLTPEVKAALDIAADEMEPTALISAILKSPVDLIWFGGIGTYLKAAGENNATVGDPANDRLRVDAEDLRAVAVGEGANLGVTQAARIAFASRGGRINTDFIDNSAGVDCSDNEVNIKIALNREMIEKRLAFEDRNELLVAMTDDVAHLVLEDNRLQTLALSIAEVDGARGLPSYVRVIEMFEDAGRLDRKVEGLAANDELLRRGIEGRGLTRPELAVLLATAKLALQDAIEHAPLATDAALKPDLHAAFPKAMQEKFGKAIDEHRLRGEIVATKLANRMINRIGVLHPFELAEEEGAALSDIAAMFVVVERLLDLPTLWREIETGAMPEAARIALFDEVAAATRSQIADLLRVSAPGTAPEAVLKRIGKGVAHLDAQTGDLLLDEARAHSGRIANSLQAAGAPEALIAKVVRLFELDGAVGLADLSERLGLDEIKVTRAFTRLGQALGLDWAQTNAARITSSDPWERLLIAGLARDFQQLRLDFLGRAGKSDPGKLVEEWLAANGPRVVQFKALVDRARHAPAPNAAMLAQIAGQARVLLGR from the coding sequence ATGACAAGGTCATCGCTCAAGGCGCTTTCGGAAGCGCTTGCCACCCGTCTCACCAACCGCGCACTTCCGGGGGAGCTCCAGGGCTTCGGTCCGGCCGAACAAGCTGAGGCCGCCGCCTTCCTTGCCGCGACCGCCGAGCGGCGCCCGCCCGGAACGGTGGCGATCGCGCTCGAGCAGCTTCCGGGCGATGCCGGCGCGCGACGTCAGCGGCTGGCGATCGTCAATGATGACATGCCGTTTCTGGTCGATTCGATCGCGGCTGCGATCGGCGCGCACGATATCGCGATCGATCGCATCATCCATCCGGTGATCGCGGTAACGCGTGGCGCCGATGGTGTGATCAAGGGCGTGTCGGATGCCGAAGGCACGCGTGAATCGATGATCTACATCGAGATGCAGCGTGCCGACGCGCGCGAACGGCGCGATCTGGTATCCGATCTCGAAGGCGCGCTGGCCGATGTGCGCGCGGCGGTTTCGGATTGGCGCGCGATGCAGGCGACGCTGGCCGCCGACGCGGGTGCGATCGAGGATACCGGCGGATCGAGCGAGGGCGCGACGTTGATGCGCTGGTTCCTCGATCGGCATTTCACGCTGATCGGGCATATGCGCTGGTATGCCGACGGGCGCGCATCCGGCGATGCGCTGGGCATCGCGCGCAATCGTCACAAGGTGCCGCTGCTCGCCGATCGTTCGCTGGAACTGGCGCTCGAGTGGTTCGCGAAGGGCGCTGAAGCGCCGCTGATGCTCAAATCCACGCTGATCTCGCCGGTTCATCGCCGTGTGCCGATCGACCTGATCATCGTGCCGATTATCGAGGGCGGCAAATATGCCGGCCTGTCGATCCATGCGGGCTTGTGGACCAGCGCCGCGCTCACCGCGCCGCCGCGCGCGGTGCCGGTGTTGCGTCAGCGGCTCGCCGAGATGGAAGCGAAGTTCGGTTTCGATCCCGCCGGCCACACGGGCAAGGCGCTGGCGCACGCGATGGGCGCGCTGCCGCACGACCTGGTGATCGCGTTCGATCCTGAATCGCTGGAGCGGCTGGCGCTCATCGCGATGAGCATCGCCGATCGCCCGCGTCCAAAGCTGGTGCTGGTGCGCTCGCCGCTCGGGCGGCAGATGTTCGGCTTCGTATGGCTGCCGCGTGACGAACTGACCACCGCGCGTCGCCTCGCGATCGGCGAGATGATCGCCGATGCCGCCGGCGGCGCGATCCTCAACTGGACGGTGGCGATGGAGGACGGCAACACCGCGCTGATCCGCTATACTGTCGATCTGCGTGGCGCGAGCGGCTTGCCGGACGAGGATGCGCTCGATGCGCAGCTCGAAAAGATGGTGCGCGGCTGGGTGCGCGATGTGGAGGTCGCGCTGGCCGATCATGTGCCCTCGCAACGCGCCGCGCGGCTGGGGCTGCGCTGGGCGGCGGCTTTCCCGATGAGCTACCGCACGGTCAGCACGCCGGAGGATGCAGCCGAGGATATCGTCCGGCTCGCGGAGCTGGAAGGCGCCGACGATCGCCAGGTCAATCTCTATCCCGCGACCGTCGCGAGCGAGCGCCGGCTGAAAATCTACAAGACCAATGGCGCATTGGCCTTGTCCGATGCGGTGCCCGTGCTGGAGAATTTCGGTTTCCGCGTGATCGGCGAATGGCCGACGCGGCTGCGCGAGGAAGCCGACAGCTACGTCCATGATTTCACGCTGGAGGCGAAAGACGCCGACGATGCGGTGACGAAGGCCGTGCTGGAAGGTGCCGTTGCGGCGGTGCTGAAGGGCGAGGCGGAGAATGACGAGTTCAACCGCCTGATCCTCGATGTCGGCCTCGCGCCGGATGCGGTGGTGCTGCTGCGCGCGTGGTTCCGCTACATGCGGCAGGCGGGCGTAAGCTATGGCCTCACCACCGTGGTCGATGCGCTGGCGCGCGCGCCGCAGGTGACGCGCGCGCTGATCGATCGTTTCGCGCTCAGCCATCAGCCGGGCGCGAAGGGCGATGAGGCGGCGGTCGAGGCGGCGATCGAGGCCGGGCTGGAGGCGGTGGTGGCGATCGACGACGATCGCATCCTGCGCGCCTATCGCGCGGTGATCGGTGCGACCTTGCGCACCAACGCCTTCACCGATGCGGGCCGCGAGGCGCTGGCGTTTAAGCTCGACAGTTCGCGCATTCCCGGCCTTCCGGCGCCGCTTCCTTGGCGTGAAGTGTGGGTCTATTCGCCGCGTATCGAGGGCATCCACCTGCGCGCCAGCCCGGTCGCGCGTGGCGGGCTGCGCTGGTCCGATCGGCGTGACGATTTCCGCACCGAGATCCTCGGGCTGATGAAGGCGCAGCGCGTGAAGAACGCGGTGATCGTGCCGAGCGGCGCGAAGGGCGGCTTCTATGCGAAGCAGCTTCCCAACCCGGCGGTCGATCGCGACGCATGGCTGGCGGAGGGGACGGAGAGCTACCGCATCTTCATTCGCACGCTTTTGTCGATCACCGACAATATCGTCGCGGGCAAGATCGTGCATCCGAAGGGGGTGGTGATCCACGATGCCGACGATCCCTATTTCGTCGTTGCGGCCGACAAGGGCACTGCGACGTTCAGCGATGTCGCCAATGCGATCGCGCTGGAACACAAATTCTGGCTGGGCGATGCTTTCGCCTCGGGCGGGTCGCAGGGTTATGACCATAAGGCGATGGGCATCACCGCGCGCGGCGCCTGGGTGTCGGTGCAGCGCCACTTCGCGGAACGCGGCGTGGACGTGCAGAGCGAGTCGATCCGTGTCGTCGGTTGCGGTGACATGTCGGGCGACGTGTTCGGCAACGGGATGTTGCTCAGCAAGACGCTGAAGGTCATCGCGGCCTTCGATCACCGCCACATCTTCCTCGATCCGGAGCCCGATCCCGCGACGAGCTGGAACGAGCGCGCTCGGTTGTTCGCGCTGCCGCGTTCGAGCTGGGACGATTACGACAAGGCGTTGATCTCCAAGGGCGGCGGCGTGTTCTCGCGCGGTGCCAAATCGATCAAGCTGACGCCGGAGGTGAAGGCCGCGCTCGATATCGCGGCGGACGAGATGGAGCCGACGGCGCTCATTTCCGCGATCCTGAAAAGCCCGGTCGATCTGATCTGGTTCGGCGGCATCGGCACCTATCTGAAGGCGGCGGGCGAGAATAATGCCACCGTCGGCGATCCGGCGAACGATCGCCTGCGCGTCGATGCGGAGGATCTTCGCGCGGTCGCGGTGGGTGAGGGCGCCAATCTCGGCGTGACGCAGGCGGCGCGCATCGCCTTCGCCTCGCGCGGCGGGCGTATCAACACCGACTTCATCGACAATTCGGCGGGCGTCGATTGTTCGGATAACGAGGTGAACATCAAGATCGCGCTCAATCGCGAGATGATCGAGAAGCGTCTCGCGTTCGAGGATCGCAACGAACTGCTCGTCGCGATGACCGATGATGTCGCGCATCTCGTGCTGGAGGATAACCGCCTCCAGACGCTCGCGCTGTCGATCGCCGAGGTCGATGGTGCGCGTGGGCTGCCGAGCTATGTCCGCGTGATCGAGATGTTCGAGGATGCCGGGCGGCTCGATCGCAAGGTCGAGGGGCTGGCCGCCAATGACGAACTGCTGCGGCGCGGCATCGAAGGGCGCGGGCTCACCCGGCCGGAGCTGGCCGTGCTGCTCGCCACCGCGAAGCTCGCGTTGCAGGATGCGATCGAGCATGCCCCACTTGCCACCGATGCGGCGCTGAAGCCCGATCTCCACGCCGCTTTCCCGAAGGCGATGCAGGAGAAGTTCGGCAAGGCGATCGACGAGCACCGGCTGCGTGGCGAGATCGTCGCGACCAAGCTCGCCAACCGGATGATCAACCGCATCGGCGTGCTCCATCCGTTCGAGCTGGCCGAGGAGGAGGGCGCGGCGCTTTCCGATATCGCGGCGATGTTCGTGGTGGTGGAACGGCTGCTCGATCTGCCGACCTTGTGGCGCGAGATCGAGACGGGCGCGATGCCGGAAGCGGCGCGCATCGCCTTGTTCGACGAAGTGGCGGCGGCAACCCGGTCCCAGATCGCAGACCTGTTGCGCGTCTCCGCGCCGGGCACCGCGCCCGAAGCGGTGCTCAAGCGGATCGGCAAGGGCGTTGCGCATCTCGATGCGCAAACGGGCGACCTGTTGCTGGACGAAGCGCGTGCGCATAGCGGGCGGATCGCCAACTCGCTGCAAGCGGCCGGCGCGCCGGAGGCGCTGATCGCCAAGGTCGTGCGGCTGTTCGAGCTGGACGGTGCGGTCGGCCTTGCCGATCTCAGCGAGCGGCTGGGGCTTGATGAGATCAAGGTCACGCGCGCTTTCACCCGGCTGGGGCAGGCGCTGGGGCTGGATTGGGCGCAGACCAATGCTGCGCGCATCACCTCCAGCGATCCGTGGGAGCGGTTGCTGATCGCGGGCCTGGCGCGCGATTTCCAGCAGCTGCGGCTCGATTTCCTTGGGCGCGCGGGCAAGAGCGATCCGGGCAAGCTGGTCGAGGAATGGCTCGCGGCGAACGGCCCGCGCGTCGTGCAGTTCAAGGCGTTGGTCGATCGTGCGCGCCACGCGCCGGCTCCCAACGCCGCGATGCTGGCGCAGATCGCCGGACAGGCGCGCGTGCTGCTCGGGCGGTAA